In Thunnus maccoyii chromosome 3, fThuMac1.1, whole genome shotgun sequence, the following proteins share a genomic window:
- the myh7ba gene encoding myosin, heavy chain 7B, cardiac muscle, beta a has protein sequence MSRFDMREFGEAASFLRKSDLELLTTHTVSIDGKKRAWIPDDKEAYIEIEIKEHRGDKVIVETKDGRTLQVKEDDVQQMNPPKYDMIEDMAMLTHLNEASVLYNLRRRYSAWMIYTYSGLFCVTVNPYKWLPVYTAPVVAAYKGKRRTEVPPHIYSIADNAYNDMLRNRENQSMLITGESGAGKTVNTKRVIQYFAIVAALGETSAKKGGTLEDQIIEANPAMEAFGNAKTLRNDNSSRFGKFIRIHFGPTGKLASADIDRYLLEKSRVIFQQPGERSYHIYYQIMSQKKPELLDMLLVSSNPYDYHFCSQGVTTVENMDDGQELMGTDHAMDILGFLPDEKYGCYKIVGAIMHFGNMKFKQKQREEQAEAAGTESADKASYLMGVSSADLIKGLLHPRVKVGNEYVVKGQNVEQVNYAVGALAKATYDRMFKWLVGRINRTLYTSLPRQYFIGVLDIAGFEIFELNSFEQLCINFTNEKLQQFFNHHMFILEQEEYKREGIDWTFIDFGLDLQACIDLIEKPLGIMSILEEECMFPKATDSSFKAKLYDNHIGKSPNFQKPRPDKKRKFEAHFELVHYAGVVPYNILGWLDKNKDPLNETVVACFQKSANKLLASLYENYIGSDSVESKPGVKEKRKKAASFQTVSQLHKENLNKLMTNLRCTQPHFVRCIIPNETKTPGVIDSFLVMHQLRCNGVLEGIRICRKGFPNRMLYAEFKQRYRILNPHAIPDDKFVDSRKAAEKLLGSLDIDHNQYRFGHTKVFFKAGLLGQLEELRDERLAKILTLLQAVARGKIMRMELQKMMERREALMIIQWNIRAFNAVKHWPWMKLFFKIKPLLKSAATEKELASLKEKLIQLKEALEKSEVKRKELEERQVSLIQEKNDLALQLQAEQDNLADAEERCDQLIKTKIQLEAKVKEIMERLEDEEEMNANILAKKRKLEDESTELKKDIDDLEITLAKVEKEKHATENKVKNLIEEMSALDETILKLTKEKKALQEAHQQTLDDLQAEEDKVNTLTKAKAKLEQQVDDLEGSLEQEKKLRMDLERVRRKLEGDLKLSLESVMDLENDKQQLEEKLKKKDFEMNAMSSKIEDEQALVNQLQKKIKELQARIEELEEELEADRAYRAKVEKQRGDVTRELEELSERLEEAGGATSTQIEINKKRESDFLKLRRDLEEAMLHHEATTAALRKKHADSVAELSEQIDSLQRVKQKLEKERSEVKMEADDLASTVEQLSKGKATSEKTCRLYEDQMNEAKAKVDELQRQLNETNTQRARAQAESAELGRKLEEREALVSQLQRTKNSFGQNVEELKKQLEEENKAKTALAHALQSSRHDCDLLREQYEEEQEGKAELQRALSKANAEVAQWRTKYETDAIQRTEELEEAKKKLVTRLQEAEETVEASNAKCSSLEKTKHRLQTEIEDLVIDLERANAAAAALDKKQRNFDKVLAEWKQKYEECQSELESSQRESRGLSTELFKLKNSYEETLDHLETIKRENKNLQEEIADLSDQISQGAKTIHELEKIKKGLDLEKSEIQAALEEAEGTLEHEESKTLRIQLELNQIKAEVDRKLAEKDEEIDNLRRNHQRTLETMQATLDAEAKSRNEAVRLRKKMEGDLNEMEVQLGHANRQAAESQKLLRNLQVQIKDIQLELDETLHQNEELKEQVAVTERRNNLLAAEVEELRAMLEQNDRARKLAEHELLESTERVNLLHSQNTGLINQKKKLEMDLSTLSSEVDDAVQECRNAEEKAKKAITDAAMMAEELKKEQDTCAHLERMKKNMEQTIKDLQMRLDEAEQIALKGGKKQVQKLEARVKELENELECEQKKSQDYQKGVRKYERRIKELSYQAEEDKKNLVRLQDLIDKLQAKVKSYKRQAEEAEEQANTNISKYRKLQHELDDAEERADMAESQVNKLRVRTRDQGSKVGKLNS, from the exons CGGAGAATCCGGTGCTGGCAAAACTGTCAACACGAAACGTGTCATTCAGTATTTTGCCATTGTGGCAGCTCTTGGGGAAACATCTGCTAAGAAAGGA GGGACTCTGGAGGATCAGATCATTGAGGCGAACCCCGCCATGGAGGCGTTTGGTAATGCCAAAACGCTGAGGAATGACAACTCATCCCGTTTT GGAAAGTTCATCAGGATCCACTTTGGACCTACTGGAAAACTGGCCTCGGCTGATATTGATAGAT ATCTTCTGGAAAAATCCAGAGTGATATTTCAGCAGCCCGGTGAGAGGAGCTACCACATCTACTACCAGATCATGTCGCAGAAGAAACCAGAGCTGTTAG ACATGCTGCTGGTGTCGTCTAACCCGTATGACTACCACTTCTGCTCCCAGGGGGTGACCACTGTGGAGAACATGGATGATGGACAGGAGCTGATGGGCACTGAT CATGCCATGGACATCCTCGGCTTTCTGCCTGATGAGAAGTATGGCTGTTACAAAATAGTTGGAGCCATTATGCACTTTGGCAACATGAAATTCAAGCAAAAGCAGCGCGAGGAGCAGGCGGAAGCCGCCGGCACTGAAA GTGCAGACAAGGCCTCGTACCTGATGGGAGTCAGTTCAGCTGACCTCATCAAGGGCCTCCTCCACCCAAGGGTGAAGGTGGGGAACGAGTATGTGGTGAAAGGACAGAATGTTGAACAG GTTAACTATGCCGTCGGCGCTCTGGCCAAAGCCACGTATGACCGCATGTTCAAATGGCTCGTGGGACGCATCAACCGGACCCTGTACACCTCTCTGCCCCGCCAGTACTTCATAGGAGTCCTGGACATCGCTGGCTTTGAGATCTTTGAG CTCAACAGCTTCGAGCAGCTGTGCATCAACTTCACAAATGAGAAACTGCAACAGTTTTTCAACCACCACATGTTCATCCTGGAGCAGGAGGAGTACAAGAGAGAGGGCATCGACTGGACCTTCATCGACTTCGGGCTGGACCTTCAAGCTTGCATTGATCTCATTGAAAAG CCGCTGGGCATCATGTCCATCCTTGAAGAGGAGTGCATGTTCCCAAAGGCCACAGACAGCAGCTTTAAAGCCAAGCTGTATGATAATCACATTGGCAAGTCGCCTAACTTCCAAAAGCCACGACCAGACAAGAAGCGCAAGTTCGAGGCCCATTTTGAGCTGGTGCACTATGCTGGAGTG GTGCCATACAATATTCTTGGCTGgttagacaaaaacaaagacccGCTGAATGAGACGGTGGTGGCCTGTTTCCAGAAGTCTGCCAACAAGCTGCTCGCCTCTCTGTATGAGAATTACATCGGCTCAGACTCAG TCGAGTCCAAGCCTGGCGtcaaggagaagaggaagaaggcaGCCTCTTTCCAGACTGTGTCTCAGCTTCACAAG GAAAATCTGAACAAGCTGATGACCAACCTCCGCTGCACCCAGCCCCACTTTGTTCGCTGCATCATCCCTAATGAGACCAAGACTCCAG GGGTCATTGATTCGTTTCTGGTGATGCACCAGCTACGCTGCAACGGTGTTCTGGAAGGCATCAGGATCTGCAGAAAGGGCTTTCCCAACCGCATGCTCTATGCTGAGTTCAAACAACG CTACCGCATCCTGAACCCACACGCCATCCCAGATGATAAGTTTGTGGATAGCAGGAAAGCTGCAGAAAAGCTGCTGGGCTCCTTGGATATCGACCACAACCAGTATAGATTTGGACACACAAAG GTGTTCTTTAAGGCAGGCCTGCTGGGTCAACTCGAGGAGCTGAGAGACGAGCGTTTGGCCAAAATCCTGACGCTGCTGCAGGCAGTCGCTCGAGGCAAGATCATGAGGATGGAGCTGCAGAAGATGATGGAAAGGAG gGAAGCTCTGATGATTATCCAGTGGAACATCCGGGCCTTCAACGCTGTCAAGCACTGGCCCTGGATGAAGCTCTTCTTCAAGATCAAGCCCCTTCTGAAGAGCGCTGCCACAGAAAAAGAACTGGCATCTCTGAAGGAGAAGCTGATCCAGCTGAAGGAGGCTCTGGAGAAATCTGAGGTCAAGCGcaaagagctggaggagaggCAGGTCAGCCTGATCCAAGAGAAGAATGACCTCGCTCTACAGCTGCAGGCA GAGCAGGACAATCTGGCCGATGCCGAGGAACGCTGCGACCAGCTCATCAAAACTAAGATCCAGCTGGAGGCCAAAGTTAAAGAAATCATGGAGAGGttggaagatgaggaggagatgaaCGCTAATATTCTCGCCAAAAAACGCAAGCTGGAGGACGAGTCCACTGAGCTGAAGAAAGACATTGACGATCTGGAGATCACCCTGGCTAAAGTGGAAAAGGAGAAACACGCCACTGAGAACAAG GTGAAGAACTTGATTGAAGAAATGTCAGCTCTGGATGAAACCATACTGAAGCTGACTAAGGAGAAGAAGGCTCTACAGGAGGCTCACCAGCAGACGCTGGATGACCTGCAGGCAGAGGAAGACAAAGTCAACACTCTGACCAAAGCCAAGGCAAAGCTGGAGCAACAAGTAGATGAT CTGGAGGGATCTCTGGAACAAGAGAAGAAGCTGCGTATGGACCTGGAACGGGTCAGACGTAAGCTGGAGGGAGATCTAAAACTCTCCTTAGAGTCTGTTATGGACCTGGAGAACGACAAGCAGCAACTTGAAGAGAAGCTGAAAAA AAAAGACTTTGAAATGAATGCGATGAGCTCAAAGATTGAAGATGAGCAAGCCTTGGTCAACCAGCTCCAGAAGAAGATAAAGGAGTTACAG GCTCGAatagaggagctggaggaggagctggaggccGACAGGGCTTATAGGGCCAAAGTGGAGAAGCAGCGTGGTGATGTGACTCGTGAGCTGGAAGAATTGAGCGAGCGCCTGGAGGAGGCTGGTGGGGCCACATCAACCCAGATTGAGATTAACAAGAAGAGAGAGTCAGATTTTCTCAAGCTTCGGCGAGACCTGGAGGAAGCCATGCTGCACCACGAGGCCACAACAGCAGCCTTGAGGAAGAAGCACGCTGACAGCGTTGCAGAGCTGAGCGAGCAGATCGACAGCCTGCAGCGAGTCAAGCAGAAactggagaaagagaggagcgAGGTCAAGATGGAGGCTGATGATCTGGCCTCCACTGTGGAGCAGCTCTCCAAAGGCAAG GCCACTTCAGAGAAGACATGTCGCCTGTATGAAGATCAAATGAACGAGGCTAAAGCCAAGGTAGACGAGCTTCAGAGGCAACTCAATGAAACCAATACCCAGAGGGCCCGTGCTCAGGCTGAGAGCG CCGAGCTGGGCAGGAAGCTTGAAGAGCGGGAAGCCTTGGTCTCCCAACTCCAGCGTACCAAGAACTCCTTCGGGCAGAATGTCGAGGAACTCAAgaaacagctggaggaggagaataAG GCTAAGACCGCCCTGGCCCATGCGCTGCAGTCATCACGACATGACTGTGATCTTCTGAGAGAGCAGTatgaagaggagcaggaaggCAAGGCTGAGCTGCAGAGAGCTCTGTCCAAGGCCAACGCTGAGGTGGCGCAGTGGAGGACTAAGTATGAAACTGATGCCATCCAGAGGActgaggagctggaggaagccAA GAAGAAGCTGGTGACACGTCTGCAGGAGGCTGAGGAGACAGTGGAGGCTTCCAATGCCAAGTGCTCCTCTCTGGAGAAGACCAAGCACCGGCTCCAGACAGAGATCGAGGACCTGGTCATCGACCTGGAGCGTGCaaatgctgcagctgctgccttGGACAAGAAGCAACGCAATTTTGACAAG GTGCTGGCTGAGTGGAAACAGAAGTATGAGGAGTGCCAGTCTGAGCTGGAAAGTTCTCAAAGGGAGTCTCGTGGCCTGAGCACAGAGCTCTTTAAACTGAAGAACTCCTATGAGGAGACCTTGGATCATCTGGAGACCATCAAGAGGGAGAATAAGAACCTCCAAG AGGAGATTGCTGACCTGTCAGATCAAATCAGTCAGGGAGCGAAGACCATCCATGAGCTGGAGAAGATAAAGAAAGGTCTGGACTTGGAGAAAAGTGAGATTCAGGCTGCACTGGAGGAAGCTGAA GGCACTCTGGAGCATGAAGAAAGCAAAACTCTCAGGATCCAGCTGGAGCTTAACCAGATCAAGGCTGAAGTTGACAGGAAGCTGGCAGAGAAGGATGAAGAAATTGACAACCTTCG CCGTAACCACCAGAGAACACTGGAGACTATGCAGGCCACCTTGGATGCCGAGGCCAAGTCTCGCAACGAGGCAGTGCGCCTGAGGAAGAAGATGGAGGGCGACCTGAATGAGATGGAGGTGCAGCTGGGCCACGCTAACAGGCAGGCCGCAGAGTCTCAGAAACTCCTGAGAAACCTTCAGGTCCAGATCAAG GACATTCAGCTGGAGCTGGATGAGACTCTTCACCAGAACGAGGAGCTGAAGGAGCAGGTGGCGGTGACAGAGCGCCGCAACAACCTGCTGGCTGCTGAGGTGGAGGAGCTCAGGGCCATGCTGGAGCAAAACGACCGTGCACGCAAGCTAGCGGAGCACGAGTTGCTGGAGTCCACAGAGAGAGTCAACCTGTTGCATTCTCAG AACACAGGGCTGATcaaccagaagaagaaactggAGATGGATCTGTCCACGCTGTCGAGTGAGGTGGACGATGCTGTGCAGGAGTGCCGCAACGCAGAGGAGAAGGCCAAGAAGGCCATCACTGAT GCAGCCATGATGGCAGAGGAGCTAAAGAAGGAGCAGGACACCTGCGCCCATctggagaggatgaagaagaacaTGGAGCAGACCATAAAGGACCTGCAGATGCGTCTGGATGAAGCGGAGCAGATTGCCCTCAAGGGTGGCAAGAAGCAGGTCCAGAAGCTGGAGGCCAGG GTCAAAGAACTGGAGAATGAACTGGAATGTGAGCAAAAGAAGAGCCAAGACTATCAGAAGGGAGTGCGCAAGTATGAGAGGAGAATCAAAGAGCTCTCCTACCAG GCTGAGGAGGACAAGAAGAACCTGGTCCGCCTGCAGGACCTCATCGACAAGCTTCAGGCCAAAGTGAAGAGTTACAAGAGACAAGCTGAGGAAGCG GAGGAGCAGGCAAACACCAACATATCCAAGTACAGGAAGCTCCAGCATGAGCTTGATGACGCAGAGGAGAGGGCTGATATGGCCGAATCACAGGTCAACAAGCTCCGTGTCCGCACGCGTGACCAAGGTAGCAAGGTTGGTAAACTAAACTCATGA